GGTCGCGCCGGACCTGGCGCAGCGCGCGCCGGGTCTCGCCGATGGCCGCCTCGATCGCGGCGAAACCGTCGTCCAGCTCGTCGCGATCCGCGGCGGTGAGGTCCTCGCCGGTCTGCTCCAGGGCGGACTTCGAAGCCGCGTGCAGCAGGGCGTAGCCGTCGCCCAGCTGCTCGCCGGGGTCCGCGGTCCCGGCGCCGCGGTCCATCAGCCGGGGCAGCACGATGGCCACCACGAGCACGGCCGCCAGCGCCAGCGCCCGCCGCGGCTGCCGCAGCGACGAGGCGCCGAAGCGGAGGCCGGCGCGCTCCCGCGGCGCGGGCGCGTCGGCGGCCCGGTGTTCGGCGGAGAGGCGTTCGGCGATCCCGGGCCAGAGGTCGCGTCCGGGCGCGATCTCGCGGGGCAGCGCCGCGGCCTCCCGCTGCAGGCGCTGCAGGTCAGCCCAGGCCGCTGCGCAGGCAGTGCAGTTGCCGAGGTGGCGCCGCAGTTCGGCGGTCGCGGCGGCGTCCAGGTCCCCGTCCAGCAGGTCCTGCAACAGTTCGGAGCGGGCGCAGGGCGTCGTCATGACAGCATCTCCTTGAGCCGGGTCCGGGCGCGGTGGAGCTGGGCCTTGACCGTGCCGGTCGCGGTGCCCGTCAGGGCGGCGATCTCGTGCAGGTGGTAGCCCTCGATCTCGAAGAGCACGAACGCGGTGCGGGCGCCCGGCGGCAGCGCGGCCACGGCGCGTTCGAGGTCCCAGGCGGCCCCGGGCGGGGGCGGGACGACGCGCAGCCGCGGTTCCAGCGCCGTGTCCTCCAGGGCGTCGAGGTCGTCGTGCCGGCCTTCCCGGCGCCGGAATTCCCGGCGGCGGTCCAGGGCGGCGTTG
This bacterium DNA region includes the following protein-coding sequences:
- a CDS encoding RNA polymerase sigma factor, which gives rise to MQPLPSPVDRTDPEAATLVARARQGDRDAFERIYRQHAGRMHAVCLRLTGDANEAEAAVQDAFVRAWRGLGGFRGDSALGTWLHRLAVNAALDRRREFRRREGRHDDLDALEDTALEPRLRVVPPPPGAAWDLERAVAALPPGARTAFVLFEIEGYHLHEIAALTGTATGTVKAQLHRARTRLKEMLS
- a CDS encoding zf-HC2 domain-containing protein; translated protein: MTTPCARSELLQDLLDGDLDAAATAELRRHLGNCTACAAAWADLQRLQREAAALPREIAPGRDLWPGIAERLSAEHRAADAPAPRERAGLRFGASSLRQPRRALALAAVLVVAIVLPRLMDRGAGTADPGEQLGDGYALLHAASKSALEQTGEDLTAADRDELDDGFAAIEAAIGETRRALRQVRRDPSLTPGLAAGYHRKLDLMQRLVSRVAQS